Proteins co-encoded in one Phaenicophaeus curvirostris isolate KB17595 chromosome W unlocalized genomic scaffold, BPBGC_Pcur_1.0 scaffold_35, whole genome shotgun sequence genomic window:
- the LOC138733844 gene encoding uncharacterized protein, translated as MGNQVCSPERDVYELRKALLQKHGKNISVRDLKVILKWVQAKIPTVTASTVFTRELWDDVGVKLWDATIEEKKGAKKLGAPWQKVFEVLKAHVGLKKQSDNFKPSAGSSTTVLTPHPPKLAALASATPNGRADYPFDPGPIDNDKELDPPPHCPSGQRVQARREAQQQGEVEILQALIRAWHGGPRWELISDEAIKEIPKNCKKRTKPWCKSKWDKNGTVLSENQEQSMVQRHVPTQTPPQRAAALTSEQAAALTSEQEPEAAPR; from the coding sequence ATGGGGAATCAGGTGTGTTCCCCTGAAAGAGACGTATATGAACTTAGGAAAGCCCTCCTTCAAAAGCATGGGAAGAATATTTCTGTGCGTGAtcttaaagtaatacttaaatgggtACAGGCGAAAATACCCACCGTAACTGCGTCCACTGTCTTTACGCGGGAACTCTGGGATGATGTGGGGGTGAAACTGTGGGATGCTAcgatagaggaaaaaaaaggagcgaAAAAGCTGGgggctccctggcagaaagtttttgaagtgtTAAAGGCGCATGTTGGCTTaaaaaagcagagcgataatttcAAGCCaagtgcaggatcgtcaacaactgtactaacccctcacccccctaaactggctgcgcttgcctcTGCAACCCCCAACGGGAGGGCTGActatccctttgatccgggtccgatagacaaCGACAAGGAGCTCGATcccccccctcactgtccctcaggCCAACGGGtgcaagccaggagggaggcacagcagcagggagaagttgaaatactGCAAGCTTTGATCCGTGCATGGCACGGCGGTCcgcgctgggaactaattagtgatgAAGCGATTAAGGAGATTCcgaaaaactgtaaaaagagaaccaagccgtggtgtaaatcaaaatgggataagaacgggacagtattgtcagaaaaccaggagcaaagcatggttcagaggcacgtaccaacacagacgcctccgcagcgagcagcagctctcacctcagagcaagcagcagctctcacctcagagcaagaaccagaggcagcaccgagatag